TTACGCTGTTCCTGCACCTTGCGCTGTACATCCTGGCTTTGCTGCTGCTGATCCTGCTGCAGTTTACGCTTTTGCTGTTGCTGCTGATTCTGCATTTGCGACTGCATCCGCTGCTGGCTCGGGTTATAGCCGGGTTGGTTCGGATCGTTGGTGCTATTCAACATATTCGCCATGCTGCTTAACGGCAGCAAAGCGGCGATCACAATTAGCCATTTGTTTTTGTTCATGGTGTTTCCTCCATCAATGCAGCCTGCTGTGTGGTGTTGTTGCGCAACAGGCAACAACGGCTACTGACATAAGTTTATGCTATATCTCAAACCCCTCATCCAGGAGTGCACCTAATTTAACTTTACTGCTACGCTTTTTACTGTATTTGCAAACACTTGCATCAATTAATAACAAATGTAAATAACGTTAAAAGGGTGGTGACAGGATGAGGATACAAGGCAACGTGCGTCAGTTCGGCTGGGCATTGCTGATGAGTTTTACCGTGGTGCAGGGCGCGAACGCCGCGCCGACCAGTGCACCGCCGGTTTCCTATGGAGTCGATAGCGACACTTTTCACCCGGTTAAGGCCAAACATGGCATGGTGGCATCGGTTGATGCGCTGGCTACTGAAGTGGGTGTCGATATCCTTAAGCAGGGCGGTAACGCCGTCGATGCGGCAGTGGCGGTTGGCTTCGCGCTGGCGGTGACGCATCCGCAGGCCGGTAATCTCGGCGGCGGTGGCTTTATGCTGCTGCGCACCGCATCCGGCCGCACTACCGCTATCGACTTCCGTGAAATGGCGCCGGCGCGCGCATCACGCGATATGTTCCTCGACAAGCAGGGCAACGCTGACAGTAAGTTGTCACTTACTTCTCACTTAGCCTCAGGCACGCCGGGCACCGTGGCCGGTTTTGCGCTGGCCGCAAAGAAATATGGCACCTTGCCGCTCAGCACCTTGCTGGCGCCGGCTATCAAACTGGCGCGTAACGGCATCGTAGTGAACGATGCGCTGGCCGACGATCTCGCCACCTACGGCAAAGAGACGCTAATCAATCACGACAATAGCCGCGCGATTTTCTACAAGGCCGACGGCAAGCCATATCAGAAGGGCGAACGTCTGGTGCAAAAGAACCTCGCACATAGCCTGCAGCTGATTGCCCAGCAAGGTCCGGATGCGTTCTATAAAGGCAAAATCGCCGATGAGATTGCCGGTGAAATGGCACAGCATGGTGGGTTGATCGGCAAGCCGGATCTGGCGGCCTACCGCGCCGTGGAGCGTAAACCGGTGAGCGGCACCTATCGCGGCTATGAAGTCTTCTCCATGCCGCCGCCGTCGTCCGGCGGGATTCACATCGTGCAGAT
The sequence above is drawn from the Pantoea nemavictus genome and encodes:
- a CDS encoding DUF2756 domain-containing protein; translation: MNKNKWLIVIAALLPLSSMANMLNSTNDPNQPGYNPSQQRMQSQMQNQQQQQKRKLQQDQQQQSQDVQRKVQEQRNSAQQQVIQSQPGQLKQQN
- the ggt gene encoding gamma-glutamyltransferase; the encoded protein is MRIQGNVRQFGWALLMSFTVVQGANAAPTSAPPVSYGVDSDTFHPVKAKHGMVASVDALATEVGVDILKQGGNAVDAAVAVGFALAVTHPQAGNLGGGGFMLLRTASGRTTAIDFREMAPARASRDMFLDKQGNADSKLSLTSHLASGTPGTVAGFALAAKKYGTLPLSTLLAPAIKLARNGIVVNDALADDLATYGKETLINHDNSRAIFYKADGKPYQKGERLVQKNLAHSLQLIAQQGPDAFYKGKIADEIAGEMAQHGGLIGKPDLAAYRAVERKPVSGTYRGYEVFSMPPPSSGGIHIVQILNILENFDLAKWGFGSADAMQVMAEAEKYAYADRSEYLGDPDFVNVPQQALTSKAYAKTLAQQIDVNKARPSSEIKPGKLAPYESNQTTHFSVVDKEGNAVAVTYTLNTYFGSGIVAGQSGILMNNEMDDFSAKPGTPNVYGLVGGEANAVQPAKRPLSSMSPTIVAKDGKTWLVTGSPGGSRIITTVLQMVVNSIDFGMNVAEATNAPRFHHQWLPDQLRVEKGFSPDTLRLLETKGQHVKVMPAMGSTQSIMIGPDGTRYGASDPRSVNDLSAGY